The Candidatus Binatia bacterium genome contains a region encoding:
- a CDS encoding ArsB/NhaD family transporter, which produces MSREMASLLVLVVTLVGLLLRPLGRGESFWAALGAAAVLAGGLLSIRSAAGHLMEVASVVGFLVAVTLIATLAQRAGVFEALAFALARRARGSQARLFGLFYLLAVGTTTVLSLDATAVLLTPVAVGVARAAGFSVWPYAFATILVANAGSLLLPMSNLTNLLVARQAGLTIGTFASESALPATAVLLSGFVFLRIRYRSELAVPFTVPKAPPIADPALFRLCASVCAGLLPAFLAASWFGVSVEETALGAAAFLLVTVAILRRGAAHPRGLVPWPLVVMFVGLYLVVAAARDNGLGPDIAHWLAPFRDDSLSSLSVTALVAALCSNVANNLPTYLLLAPEASGSQLFAILLGTNVGACLTPIGSLATLLWLDVLRRTAAEEPPSWLVYTRFGITATPVLLGAGLLGLWLRTLVY; this is translated from the coding sequence CTCGTCCTCGTCGTGACGTTGGTCGGGTTGCTCTTACGTCCGCTCGGTCGGGGGGAGAGCTTCTGGGCCGCCCTCGGCGCGGCGGCGGTTCTCGCCGGCGGCCTGCTCTCGATTCGGTCGGCCGCGGGCCATCTGATGGAGGTCGCGTCGGTCGTCGGGTTTCTCGTCGCCGTCACGTTGATTGCAACGCTCGCGCAGCGAGCCGGCGTCTTCGAAGCGTTGGCGTTCGCCCTCGCGCGACGAGCGCGGGGGAGCCAGGCGCGGTTGTTCGGTCTCTTCTATCTCCTTGCGGTGGGCACGACGACGGTGCTCTCCCTCGACGCGACCGCAGTCCTCCTCACGCCGGTAGCTGTCGGGGTCGCGCGCGCGGCCGGGTTTTCGGTCTGGCCCTACGCGTTCGCCACGATTCTGGTGGCGAACGCCGGCTCCCTGCTCTTGCCGATGTCGAACCTCACGAACCTCCTCGTCGCTCGGCAGGCAGGACTGACGATCGGGACGTTCGCGTCGGAATCGGCCCTGCCGGCGACCGCCGTTCTGCTGTCGGGGTTCGTGTTTCTGCGGATTCGCTACCGCAGTGAGCTGGCCGTGCCCTTCACGGTGCCCAAGGCTCCACCGATTGCGGATCCGGCCCTGTTTCGCCTGTGTGCGAGCGTTTGCGCCGGGTTGCTGCCGGCCTTCCTCGCCGCGTCGTGGTTCGGGGTGTCGGTCGAGGAGACGGCACTGGGTGCGGCCGCCTTCCTGCTGGTCACGGTGGCGATCCTGCGGCGGGGCGCCGCGCACCCGAGGGGCTTGGTACCGTGGCCTCTCGTCGTGATGTTCGTCGGTCTCTATCTCGTCGTCGCGGCGGCGCGAGACAATGGGCTCGGCCCCGACATCGCACACTGGCTGGCGCCGTTTCGGGACGACTCGCTGTCGAGTCTGAGCGTCACGGCGCTCGTGGCCGCGCTCTGCTCGAATGTCGCAAACAACCTGCCAACCTACTTGCTCCTGGCGCCGGAGGCTTCGGGGTCGCAGCTTTTCGCAATCCTTCTCGGGACGAACGTCGGGGCGTGTCTCACGCCGATCGGCAGCCTTGCCACACTGTTGTGGCTTGACGTGCTTCGTCGAACCGCGGCGGAAGAGCCACCGTCGTGGCTGGTCTACACACGGTTCGGGATCACCGCGACGCCGGTTCTTCTAGGGGCAGGACTGCTGGGCCTGTGGCTGCGAACGCTTGTTTACTGA
- a CDS encoding alpha-L-glutamate ligase-like protein, whose product MALLNRLRGLRKAHVLGINQRNRDLIFRYNPRKLFPLVDDKLRTKTLAAKHGVPTPPLYGVLEIQHDVRNLPSIVEDHPDFAMKPAHGAGGDGILVITNQRNKKFRKANGLWIGYDDVAYHASNIVSGAYSLGGARDFAMIEYRVLFSPLFEKISYEGVPDVRILVVLGYPVMAMVRLPTRQSEGRGNLHQGAIGVGVDLASGVTLAGVWGNETIDEHPDTGHRVAGLQLPEWESFLALAARCYEMTGLGFLGVDIVLDRDRGPLLLELNARPGLNIQIANGAGLTDRCERVEKEAARAGRDANDRVRFSKQAFAATGPAVLPLEEPASR is encoded by the coding sequence ATGGCGTTGCTCAACCGACTCCGTGGCCTGCGCAAGGCGCATGTGCTCGGGATCAACCAACGCAATCGGGACCTAATCTTCCGGTACAACCCGCGAAAGCTGTTCCCCCTCGTCGACGACAAGCTCCGCACCAAGACCCTCGCGGCGAAACACGGCGTGCCGACACCTCCCTTGTACGGTGTCCTCGAGATCCAGCACGACGTGCGGAACCTTCCCAGCATCGTCGAGGATCACCCGGACTTCGCCATGAAGCCCGCGCACGGCGCCGGCGGCGATGGTATCCTCGTCATCACGAATCAGCGGAACAAGAAGTTCCGCAAGGCCAACGGGCTGTGGATCGGGTACGACGACGTCGCCTATCACGCGTCGAACATCGTGAGCGGCGCCTACAGCCTCGGCGGCGCGCGGGACTTCGCGATGATCGAGTACCGGGTCCTGTTCTCACCGCTCTTCGAGAAGATCAGCTACGAGGGCGTCCCGGACGTCCGGATCCTCGTAGTTCTCGGCTACCCGGTCATGGCAATGGTCCGACTCCCGACCCGCCAATCCGAAGGCCGCGGGAACCTGCACCAGGGAGCGATCGGCGTCGGCGTGGACCTCGCGAGTGGCGTCACGCTCGCCGGCGTCTGGGGCAACGAGACCATCGACGAGCACCCGGATACCGGCCACCGCGTCGCCGGACTCCAACTCCCCGAATGGGAGTCTTTCCTCGCGCTGGCCGCCCGCTGCTACGAGATGACCGGCCTCGGCTTCCTCGGCGTCGACATCGTGCTCGACCGCGACCGGGGCCCCCTCCTCCTCGAGTTGAACGCGCGCCCCGGGCTGAACATCCAAATCGCGAACGGCGCCGGTCTCACCGACCGATGCGAGCGCGTCGAAAAAGAGGCGGCGCGGGCGGGCCGCGACGCGAACGACCGCGTCCGTTTCAGTAAACAAGCGTTCGCAGCCACAGGCCCAGCAGTCCTGCCCCTAGAAGAACCGGCGTCGCGGTGA